A window of uncultured Methanoregula sp. genomic DNA:
CGGTGATGATTGCTGCCGCAATCAGGCTGTAGTCGTAATTGGTGATATAGGAGCGGAGCGGGTTGCGGATCCGGGACAGCAGCTGGTTCCTCTGCTTACGGGCCCTGATCTGCTGGAGAACCTCCTTCTCCCGGGCCACTTCATCAGGGGAGAGGGGGGATGTATCCGAAGGAATACTTGTCCCGAAATCGTGCTCCACTATCTCTTTCCTGCTGACTTCCATGTTCTCCGGCGGCAGCATGATGGAGAGGATCCAGATCATAACAATAGCCCCGGCCGGGATAAGGACGTACATCAGCGGAAGGAGCCAGGTCATCCCCTTGCTGCTGGTCATGCCCTGCGCAACGATCATGATGATGAGCGCAATCGGCGCGGCAACGAATGCCGAGACATATACTTCGGCCATGATCTCGATGGTCTTGAGAACCAGTTCCAGCTCCTGCTTGGCCCGTTCGCGGTAATATTCGGTTTTTGCGCCGAGGTAGGAAGAGATGTCACCCCCGCTGTCAAAGACGATGCCCAGATCGTTGAGAAAATCCCGCATGTTGACCGAAGGTGTGGTCTGCTGGAGATTCCGCATGGCAGTTATCATATCATCCCCGAACAGCTCCACGTCGCGGATCACCATGCCGAACTCCCGGGACACTTCCCCGAACATATCGCTCTCCTCGTAGATCCTCTGCATGATCTCAAACGGCGGCATGGTTGTCGACAGAGCCTGCATGTACGAGATCGCGTACGGCAGGTCGAGATCGATCCGGGTCTTCCTGCCATGGGCGAGAATGACCGGGTAATACATCTGGAGAATATATGCCCCGGGAACGATCATCGCAAACAGCACGATCCAGAAGATCGCCCCGGATGTACTGACCCCGAAAAATTCCAGATCAAACCCGCTGAACAGGAAGAATACGAAAAGTGCAATGAATATTCCCGTTGCTCCGGCAAGGTTGAGACGGACAGATTTGAGATAGTCCTCGGCCGTTACCGGAAGGTGGGCGGATCGGAGGGTGCTACGGAGATGGCTGCCATATAAGAGCATCTCGATACGGGTGATCTTCATATCCACGGATCTGAAGGATTCCGGCACTTCCATGATCAGTCACCGAGATCGTGGATGGCGTTGGCGAGATCCGTAATTGATGGCGGTTCGACTTCCAGGGCCCACATGAAGAACTCTTCGCGTTTTTTTACCTGGTGGTCGAGCTCTTCCTCGCTCCACCCGTTATGGAAGGCTATCTCCGCAAGAACCCGGGATTTCTCATTTGTCCTGCGGAAGGTATCGCTCTTGAGATCCCATTCGAATAACAGGACCGGATGGATCTCCCCAGCTTTGTCCACTTCGATCTCGTGAATGGATAAATTCCTGCGGATTCTCGTGTTGCCAATGGTATAGATGGACTGGACGATCACCAGGTCCAGGGCCTGGAACATGACGGAGGGAACATTGATCGGATCATGGGTCAGCCGGTTGATTGCCTCGTTGACGCTGCCGGCGTGAATTGTTGACAGGGTGGAGTGCCCGGTGTTCATAGCCTGGAAGAGGGTCTGGGCCTCATGCCCCCGCACTTCCCCGACAATAATATATTCGGGCCGCTGACGCATGCTCGCTTTGAGGAGCGAGAACATGTCGATGTCCCCCTTGATCCCTTCAACATTCAACTCGCGGGTCTGGGTAGGAAGCCAGTTTTTGTGCGGGAGCTGGATCTCCCGGGTGTCTTCAAGGGAAACGATCTTTGCATTCTGCGGGATGAAGAGCGAGACCGCATTCATGGTTGAAGTCTTGCCGCTCGCGGTACCCCCCACCACGAGCAGGCTTTTCCGGTTCTTGATTGCAAGCCAGAGGAATGCAAGGGTCTCCGCACTGAAGGTACCCATCCGGATGAGATCCAGCGGGGTCATGGGCTCGGCCCGGAACTTCCTGATGGTGAACGAGCTGCCTTTTGTTGAGACAACGTCGCTGTAGGTGATCTGGACCCGGGCACCGTCCGGCAGGGTTGCATCAACCATGGGGTTCGAGAGGGAGACCTGCTTGTTCGCCTTCTGGGCAAGCTTGAGCACGAACTGGTTCAGTTCTCCCTCGCGGAGGACGATACTGCTCGGCAGGCTGCCGTGAATCTTGTGGTACACGAAAACAGGCAGGTTGTTCCCATTGCAGCTGATGTCTTCGAGAGCTGGATCCCGCATGAGAACTTCAAGGGGACCATAGCCGGAGAGATCCCGTCTTAAGTAATAGTTCATGAGGGAGAGGCGTTCATCAGTGATCGAGGGATCGAACTGTCGGATGATCCCGGCAATGAACCGGGGTTCGAGATGATCGCTCCTGTCGGCCTCCGTTGAATCGTAGATGATGATGTCCCGCAGGCGTGCATAGGTCTCCTGGAGGAGGGTCTTTTCTTTCCCTGATATCGCCGGTTCGACAACCGTATACACGAACCCCTGGTTACCGATCCTGACTATCTTTACAAACGAGAACGGTTCGACAACCCAGTACTGCTCAAGGGTTGCAAGCGTTCTTTCCTCCGGGATTGCTGAACCCGTTGCTGGATTCCGGTATTCGGGGACCGGTTCAGGGCCGACAGAGTCATCGGATGCCATGGAGAGGGGGCTCTTCGGTCTTGCGCGAAGCCAGGTGTTGTCTTTGCTTCTGCGGCTGATTGCACTTCCCGACACATACGCCGCTGCGAGAAAAACAATCGAGAGGATGATCATTGCAGGAAGACCAAGGTCAACGAACAACACGATGTATGCAGCCACCAGGGTTCCAAGAACCAGTGCAAAAAGGGATGCTATCCCCAACCAACCCGGTTTGGTAAGCACTGCCATGAACGATTCAAAAAGCCCGGACAGCCTCAGTCGTACCCCGGATCCGGTGTTGAGCAGGGGCAGATCTGAGGACGTCTCGGTTTTTGTAGAGAAGATCCTGATTGTGGATGCTCTCTCCCGGAACCCGGACAGGAACCCGCGTATACTGCCCAATTCCATCAGGATGAATACGCACGATACGATGATAAAAAAACTCTGAAACATGGAACCCCGTTTTTTTGAAAGAATTACCGGAATTATATGGCGCTTACCTCAGGATCCGGCGAGAAATACATTGCGTACGAACAGGTACGATAGTACACATCCATGTAAAATATCTGGAATCTTATTACAGAAAAATATTTACATTATTTAATTAACAAATCAAGACAGTTAACCAATTATTTTTATCTCTCATGACATTTTCCGGATGCGATTACCCTGCAGGCATCCCAAGGAATGCAGTGCCGGTCTGCACATTTTCGTTCCCCGCTACCCACATTAATACCGTTGTCCGACGGGATTTTTGGTTTATGACCCGGACCCCATCAGTATGCTGTTCGGATCCGGTGACGCACCCGTGATGATCGAGAGTTCGGTATCCAGGTAGTTTCCTTCTATCGTGATATGGAACATTCCCTCTTTGTAGATTGGTATGTACCGTTTTCCTGGATCTGAAACCGTCTCTCCGGAATCTGCTGTGGCAGAATACTTTCCTCCGGTATAACGGGTTTCGGGGTAATTACCGGTGTCGGAACTGTACTCCCGCCCGTACCCATCCTCCGCCACGATCTCGTGCGTCTGGTTGTCCCGGACCGTGATCGTCATGTACGGGCGGTTCAGCGAACGCTTCGTGGTTCCCCGGCAGGAGGCCGGGTTCTTCAGGCAATCGTTTTGCGGGGTTACTGTATACACGATATATAGGGGTCCCTCAACAACATTGACGAGGAGTCCGGTTGCATTGCCTTTCAGGGTGTACGTTTTCTTGAACTCCGGTGCACGGTTCAGAAAGGGATACCTCGTTGTTTCCGTAATTCTTGTTGCATGCTGGATCGGGTAAGGATCCGGAGTCAGGATGGGGGCGACTTCAGTTACCATTTCGGATTTGACCGGCATGACTTCGCTGGCCGGAATGGGAGTCTGAACAACAAATGTATCATTCGGGATGGGGGAAATGTCATTGCCCCCCGCCTGGCCCGGAGAAGAGGCGTTGATCGTTATTGAAGGTTCCGAACTCTTCTGTATCATTTTTACGCAACCCCCAAAAACGACCATTGCTCCAAGCAGTATCACTATGAGAAAAGTCAGGGTGGCAACGGTTGCCCGTCTTGTTGTTTTTTGCGTCATTGCGATTCTCCAGTTACCAGGTGATTGTCGTTGCATTGCCCGCCTTCCTGTTCAAAGGGGGATTACCTTCGCTGTTGACATCTGGTATTTTTTATCCAGCATGCCCAGCGAGGATCCCGCACTCGTGGTCTCCAGGTAATAGTAGCGCTTGTTATTGAGCGGGTAGTAATAGCCATTGCAGTTGTCACAGGCTATCGCCGTTCCAGCGTGGTCGTTAAAAAGTACGATGGCAACATCGTATCCCATCTCTTTGAGGAGAGCCGTTGTGAGGATTGCCGTATCCTCGCAATCCCCGCTCCCGTCGGCAAGCGTCTCCACCGGATATTTCCAGTAGTCGGTTTTCTGTTTTGATACCGGATCGATATCCTCCATGTACCTGATGCTCTGGACAAACGCGACCGTGTTCCGGTAATCCGTCCGGTCATCGTAGGTCCTGAGGCCATTGGCATCCGTGAGTTTTTCCACAAGGGCACGGAGATACTGCCGGTCCCGGGCATTGATCGCATAGTGAGAGAACGTGGTCTGGTTCTCTCCACGGGGATGGGGCTGGTTCCGGTAATAGTTGTACAAATCGTTCGGGATGTCAAGAGTAATCGTTGCCTTATGCCCGGTTCCATACCATGTGAAGGTTCTCTCAATAACAGGAGTCGCGTTTACCATCGTCCAGCCCTGCTGTTGTTTCACGTAACAATTGTTGTCGTACTGCCATTCACGATTGCTTATCGTTCCGTTTGTCCGGTTATCCATCGTGGTAAAAAGGTCATAGGATCCCCCGGCTGCAAAACTGAATGCCCCGCTGGCGGATGATCCGGCAGGATCGCGGAATTCCAGCAGGTAGTCCCCGGGAGGAAAGTTGTCAAGGGTTAATGGGGTGACGCCTTTGAAAGTATCATTCACGTATACTCCCGATCCCACGGGTGCCGAATCAAGATACAGGATACTGGATGTGGGAGTCAGTGCCAGATCCGCTTTTGCCACCTGGGCTTCCCCACCTTTGATATTGACGATACCGGTAAAGTTACCGTACCCGGCTTTACTGATTGTGACTGTGTGGTTACCGGCGGGGACCCTCTGGAGATTCGTTGGAGTGAGCCCGGTCTCAATACCGTCAACACGCACTGAGGCTCCTTCAGGAAACGAGTTGATACTGAGAAACCCGGTTCCGGGCAGGGGAACAAGATATTCGGTATATTCCGGGATCATCCCGACTGAGGCGGTCACGACGTCTTTGTAGGGCTCAAATCCTTCAGCGGTGAGAAGAATGGTATGTGGTCCCGGCAAAAGATTGTTAACCCTTACCGGTGTTTTTCCTTCGTAATTTCCATCCACGTAGAGTTCTGCAAACACAGGTTTTGTTCGGACAATTATTACAGCACGATCCGCTTTTCCCTGGAGATCTGCAATGATATCCTTATGTTCCCCCGGTTGGAGATCAGATTCTGCCAGGAAGTCATCAAACCCGTCCTGGCTGACAATGATATGATGCATCCCGCACGGTACGCTGATATTCATCAGCGGTGCCGGCCCGTATTCGTTCCCGTTGATGGAAACGGATCCCCCGTTCGGGATGGAGGCTATGGATAAGGAACAGGAGCTGTCTGCTGCTGCCGCGGGATAAAAGATCGCCGCGGATACTGTCAGGATTACGATACATCCCAAAAAAAAACTCTCTCGCATCTTCTACTATCAGATTTGTTATAAATGGGAAAAAGTTTTCTTAATGTGTTTAACAAATTTGAATGTTAATTGATTTTATTATATTTTAGTGGGCGAACAACAGAAAGAGCCGAAATGCAGGTTTCTTCCGGCATACCGATTACACGCGCCAGCACCGGCCGGGAAATAGATCCCTGGCCATTCTTCTGATACAGTAAGCTGGAAACGAGTGTGTCCATATCTTTCGCGCAGGGCCAGTCAGAGATCCGAAAAAGGAGATTGATACCGGTCCCTTAACCCGACAAATATCCGCTCACCCGGTGAACAGATTCATCGCAATATTGGCGATATTGTTGCAGATTACGAAGAGATACATGCCAATGAGGAGGATAAAGAAGATCTTTCCGGATCCCTTGAGATGGCCTTCGGCAACGAGGACCATGAAAAAGACCAGTACCAGAAGCGCAATTTTGACGGCAAGGTGCAGGAGCGGCCACTGAACGATCCCAATCATTACCGGGTTCTGTTCCACACCTCCGAATCTCAGGATGATCTCGGTTGAAAGAATGTCAAGGATGAATAAACTCCCGAGGATTGCCGTACCCCAGAAAAGTGTTCTCCGGGTTCCGGTATCGCGAATAGGGAAGACCTGCTGAACGGGCATGCGGTTCTCCATCTTTTCAATTCCCCGGTATTGATATTGCAGATTACAGTTCTATTTATTATATATATTTATTTATTTGCTTTGCGGATATTTGAGCAATTCTTTCACAAAATTGGGTTTAATATGAACTCCGTTGGGGATTTATCAGTTGTTTAAAAATATTTTACTTTTAAAAAATGTATACTCAAATATATTAATATGAAAGACCGGTTATCACGAACCCGCCTTCCGCTTTAATTACGGTATGAATCCAGCCAAAAAACAACCTGAATATTCCAGGAACATGCATCAGCACCTATGAAAAAAACCAGAATGCCATTGTGGATGAAGAGAGGTGTTTTGGATCCAGTCACAGCAATATCAGCATCAGAGGGTATCAAAATAATATATGCCCATCATCAGTCCCGTTGTGGGATACCGGGGCTTTCCTGGAAAGAATATCGGGTCCAGCAGGACCTGCGGCGGTGCTACCGGTACCCCGTCCTTTGGATCTTCCGGTATGATCTCCACATCTGACGACAGGACCATCATCCCCAGGCAGGACCCGAGGCCAAACAGGCATATGGATTCTGATGGGAGGGTTGCCCCGGTTCCAAGGTACTGGAACGCGAGGATGATTGCCGCCACCGAACCGTCATAGTAATGGAACTGGGCGATCCTCCGGTCGGTGCTGTCGCAGGGACGGATCGAACCGAAGATCTTCGTTGTGCTGAACGGGAAGAGAGGGGTAATTCCCTTACGGGTGCACAGGTCTTCGATCAGGTGCAGGATCAGGCCGAGCATCACCCCCCCGAGAAATGCAAAAGAGATGTACAGGGCCTGACTCTCCGGGAGGATGGATGAAGGAACGAGTAAAAGGACTGCCGTGACGAGCCAGATGAAGATGATCCCGGGGATTGAATGAGTCAGCCGCTTGTCACCAGGGTCCAGGTCCTGCCCTGTCAGGTTCCTGTACATCCGGCAGAGCAGGGGCATGCAGATCTGTCTGCTGAACCTTGTTATCATCCATGCAGCGGTCCTCAGCTGGAAACCACGCGGTTTTTTCATCTGGATGTCCGGCAGGATAGCACCGGTACAGGCGCCCGTGCAGATCACAAGGATGAGTGCCGGAGATGTGGGCACCAGCGCACTGCACAGGATAAGAGTACTAATTCCTGTCAGTGCAATATGGTGCCGGGTGATCATGAGATGGGACTCCGGTTCACGTGAAGGGAAGTCTGGCGAGGTCCCCCTTCTGTCGATAATTATGTATGTGTGTGCTTGTGTCCGCAGCATCTGTTCTTGCGGGGACGATCATTCTGTTGGCCCTTTGTGATTATAATAATTTGCTTTTAACTTTTTATAATTGTAAATATAAGTTAATTAATAATCTGGTGCGAGTGGGATTTTCCCGCAACAACAACCGCGGTTGCAGGAACAATCAAAACCGAATCCGGATGCGGGGAAGAAACAAATGGAATGCAGTTATTGCGAACGGGCATGTGAAATTCCGGATACCATGAGCGGGTACTGCCGGATGTACCGTAACGAACAGGGGATCATAACGGAAAACCACCCGGATGCCTATCTCAATATTTACCCGGTCTCCAGCGAATCCATCCCGATGCTCCACTTCTTTCCGAACAGCATCTTTCTGCTCATCAGCACTATCGGGTGCAACTTTGCCTGTGATGGCTGCATATCCGAGTTCCAGACCACCCGGCCTGGAACGCTCGAGAAGGTGCTCACCCGGCATACTCCTGAAGAGATCCTCGCGGTTGCAAAGGAAGGCGGCTGCCGGGGCATCACGTTCTGCCTCAATGAGCCGGCGGTCTCCTTTCCCACGTTCCTCCGGGTTGCCCGGGCTGCGAAATCTGCGGGACTGCTTGTAGGGTGCTCTACCAACGGCTACATGACGCCATGGGCATTGCAGACCCTGATACCCTATCTGGACTTTGCCAATATCGGTCTTAAGGGATCAACGGACGAGCGGTACCGGGAATGCGGGGCACGATCTGCGGACCCGGTGTACCGGAATGTCCGGGCCCTGCACGATGCCGGGGTGGCAGTGGAAGTCTCAACTATGTACATTTGCGGGAGAGAGAGCGAAGTGTTCGGGGCCGCAGAACGGATACGGGCGATCTCCCCATCCACCCCGTTCCAGGTGATGCGCTTTATAGCCACTCACGAGAATCTTAAAGATCTACAACCGGACCGCCAGCAGGGCGAACAGATCTGTACGGAACTGCGTCGGGTCCTCGACCATGTATACCTGTTCAACACGCCGGGAACAACCGAACTCGATTCCCGGTGCCCGGCCTGCGGGGCAACCATCGTCCACCGGGTCTTCTTCGGGCCCATGGCGGCTCGGGTTCTCACCTGCCTGCCGGATGGGGTCTGCAGCTGCGGGTACCGTTTCCCCTGCCGGGGGGAGATCGAGCCGATTCCCGAAACCGGCCCACGGGTCCTTGGCGGTTATCGCTCGATTATGGGTGTGAAGTTCATAGCAAACATTCTCATGGTTCTCGGGATTACCGATGAGCGGGAGATCGACCGGCTCTGCAACACCGTGATCGCCAACGGGTATCTCCAGGCACTCCAGGACATGGAGGACAATGTCGGCACCTTCATCGGCATGGCCTATTACCTGGGAGCGCTTGCCGGCCGCGAGGCGGAGGCAAAACGCCTCACGGACTTTGTGCAGTCAGAAGTCAAGGATGTGAAGGATCGGGCTGCCCTTGCGGCAGAAAATCCCCGGGTTTACGTGGTCTTCTGCCACCCGCTCTTCCCGGTGTATGCAGCCAAATTCGTGAATCTGCTTGTCGGGATGGCCGGGGGTGTGAGCCTGAACCGGGAGCAGAACTTTATTGAGAGTAGGAATGCGGAATACACGGTTGATGCGCTCAACCGGCTGGATCCAGATGTCATACTTATCACCGGCCATTTCATCCCGCCCCTTGATGAGTTCCTCGGCACCTGCCGGGAGCTGGGTATCGGGTGCCGGGCGATTGGTGAACGGAGGGTGTATACCCTGGACAGCGAGCACACCTTGGGAACCCTGGGCTGGCTCATCACCCTGATGGACATTGCCAACCACCTCCACCCGGAGATCTTCCGGTACTCTCTTGAAGTGGAGAAGGCGAGACTGGACAAGGTGATTGCCGGTTTATCTGAGTAACCGATGAGGGACACAGTCATGAAATTACCAATACAAACAACCCGAAAGGATCGTAAAACCTGCTGGCAGAACCGGTGGAAACAGCAACGGCTCGCCCGGCTCGCGGTGCCACGAACAGGTTCATCGGACTCGTTCTGGAACGACAAAAAAAGGCTCTCTGATCACTTTATTCAGAATCTCAACAGCTGGCGCAGGGAAGCGGAAGAACGAATAACCGTCATGAGGATAAAGGATGGCTCGCGGGTGCTCGATATCGGGGCCGGCACCGGCTCGCTCTCCGTCCCGCTTGCGGCGCATGGCTGCGATGTTGTGGCCGTGGAACCCGCTGAAGCAATGCGTGAAGCGCTCGGGCTGTACGAAAAACAACAGAATGTCCGGCCTGTCAAGGTGATCCCGAAGCGGTGGGAGGATATTGTGACAGAGGATCTCGGGGAACCGTTCGATATCGTGTTCGCATCCTACAGCCTCATGATCACGGATATCGGGCCTGCCCTCCTGAAAATGCAGGCTGCATGCAGGGGACAGGTGCATCTCTTCTGGTTTTTGACCCAGCCGTACACGGCCCTGCTCAACACGGCGCTCTGGCCGAAAGTCCACGGAGTGGAATTCCCCGGCGAGCCCACGGCCGACTGCCTATGGGAGGTGCTGTACGAGATGGGGATCTATGCGAACCTGGCGGTGGAACAGAGTTGCGAGCCGGCATACTTTCCCACCACCGGTGATGCGGCAAAGGACTTCTGCAGGCGCCTGAACTGTACGAACCCGGAACAGGAGCGGGCCGTTCGGGAATACTGCGAGACTTCCCTTGTAAGAACGGACATGGGGTACCGTGTTGCGGGAGAGGCACTCGGGGCGCACATCTGGTGGGAGGTAGAATCGTTGGGCAAGCAACAGGGCAGGAAGATAAAGGATGTCATTTAGGAAACAGCACGGTATCGCAACGATCGATCCGGATGCGATCGTCTATGGGGCTGTCAAAAATTAATATTAATAATTAACAATTAGGATTAATTCAATACTTTTAATTACCTTTTTTTTCTAATAATGACTGATGCCTGTCCAGATACCAGATAGTATTCCGTCAAGAAAGAGAGAAAAGCCGATCCGGTCCAGGAAAATGGCCTGTCGGATGATGATTCTCATCATACTTTGCGTTCTTTTCTTCATATCCACTGCATCCGCAACAGAGTATTTGCTTAACTCTACTTCGATGGACCCGTTCAGGAATGGTCTGATCTACCATGCAACGGAACCGCTTGTGCTTGAAATCACAGAAAATGTTTCCATCTCAAGCACAACCCATGTTGGGATCGAATCTGCGGCTCCGGTGATCATCAGATCTCCTGCAGGCAGAACGCTGACTATTCTTGTGAATAATAAGTCGGCGATGCTCTACGGAATAAAAGCACCCTCGGTCACTCTTGAGAGCGGCCAGCTCGGCATAACCGTGAACGGCAGGAACGATCCCGAGCAGGGCAATGCCTTTGGCATATGGGCGGGATCGGGGAATGTCACCATCTCCGGGGGATCGGTCTCCACAATGGTTGATACGACCGGCCATAAGAATAAAGGAATTTATGCCTCGCAATTCATCATCGTATCGGGCGGCCGGATAACCGCGAACCAGTACGGGGGAAAGAATACGTTCGGTCTTGACGGGGGTGACGTAGAGAATGAGAGTACCGATGGCGGAATTCTCATCACGGGCGGATATATCACGGTCAATTCAAGCGGGGCTGCCACCAGGAATATCGGCATCGATTCGAAGTTCGGCACGGTACGGATCTCCAGTGACCCGGTCATCCTCATATCAGAAGATGAAAGCGGTGCAAGGCAAAACTATGCCTACAATCCTGACATCACCACGATTACCGGCGGCAAGGCAGTGGTTTTCACATCCACGGGTGGGAATTATACTCTCAGGGAAAATGCTGTCCTTGCTAAAAACGCAACCCTGATTCCGGGTATGAGATTTGAGATTCCGGCAGGCCTGTCGCTTGGCATCTCCGAAGGGACCTATCTTGTAAAACCAGCAGACACGACCCTTCTCTCGGGAAATGGTTATGGCAGGTTTGAATATGCCAAATCCTTTTCCGGAGATAACGGGGCTGTGATCTACGCAGGCAGGGATGCAGCACAGCCGGCTCCCGCTCCACTGGCAGGGTTGCTTGCAGGTCTGGCAGTTGCCTTTATCCTGAAAAGGAAAAAATAACTCTTTCTTTTCATCACAGTCTCTTGCATACGGGTGATGCGTCAATGTCATTCCGGTAAACAGACAACGCACCCATCGGACCTCCCGTTTTGATTAGGACGATGAACAGAGTCCCGGCTATTCGCAAAGGGACAACCGGAAGGATTCCAGAGACCCCGTATACCATAGAATTATTTCGTTTACTGATTGCAATCCGGGAGACAACCGAAAATAAAAAAATGGTGGATTAATCGACCCCGACCATCACTTCCGAGGCCTTGACAATCGCGTGCACCTTCAGCCCTTCTTTCAGTTTCAGGTGTTCCGCAGAATGTGTGGTGATGGATGAGACGATCTCGCCACCACCTGCAATGGTGATCACGACTTCGGTACTGACCGGGCCCTTCTTGATAGACTTCACGGTGCCCGCAATCTGGTTTCGCGCACTGATCTTCATGGTCTTCACCATGCAATACTTCCCATGATGTATAATAAACCCAGCGGCATGCCCAGCATTCCAAACGGGTGACCGGGCACTATTGAATTAAAAACAAATTGTAGATATTGTACAAAAGTTAATTTAATTTTATGAACGTGAAACCGGTCAATCCCCCGGCATCTTCTTTTTCCCCCGGGGCCTCTTCGGGCACAACAAGCCTACCAACATTTCGCGAGAAGTGGCGGGCGCTCAAACTCGCCCACTGTGCCATACCGAACTATGGCAGCTCCCGCCAGTTCTGGGGCAGCAGAAAGAAGATCCAGACCGTATACGCAAAAGATGATAAAAAAGTGGGCAATGGTCATGATGAAAAGACTCTTGTCCGCCTCGCCGCCATGGGAATTCCGGCGGGTTCACGGGTTCTCGATATCGGTGCCGGACCCGGCACCTATGCAATCCCTCTTGCAAAGCGGGGCTGCAACGTGACCGTTGTCGAACCCTCCCCCGTGATGCGGGAGATGCTGGAGGCCCGGATAAAAAAAGAGAGGGTGAAGAACATCACGATAATCCCGAAACGGTGGGAGGAGGTGGAGTTACCGGAGCTCACAGCCCCGTACGATGCGGTCATCGCCTCGTTCTCGTTAACGATGATGGATATGGGAGAAGCCCTGCAAAAGATGCACACCTGTTGTAACGGGACCGTTCACCTCTACTGGTTTCTGACGCCCCCGGTATGGGCAAACGTGAATGCAGATCTCTGGCCCCTCCTGCACGGGGGGTGTTTTCCCGGGGAGCCCACTGCGGACTGGCTCTGGCAGATCC
This region includes:
- a CDS encoding radical SAM protein, translated to MECSYCERACEIPDTMSGYCRMYRNEQGIITENHPDAYLNIYPVSSESIPMLHFFPNSIFLLISTIGCNFACDGCISEFQTTRPGTLEKVLTRHTPEEILAVAKEGGCRGITFCLNEPAVSFPTFLRVARAAKSAGLLVGCSTNGYMTPWALQTLIPYLDFANIGLKGSTDERYRECGARSADPVYRNVRALHDAGVAVEVSTMYICGRESEVFGAAERIRAISPSTPFQVMRFIATHENLKDLQPDRQQGEQICTELRRVLDHVYLFNTPGTTELDSRCPACGATIVHRVFFGPMAARVLTCLPDGVCSCGYRFPCRGEIEPIPETGPRVLGGYRSIMGVKFIANILMVLGITDEREIDRLCNTVIANGYLQALQDMEDNVGTFIGMAYYLGALAGREAEAKRLTDFVQSEVKDVKDRAALAAENPRVYVVFCHPLFPVYAAKFVNLLVGMAGGVSLNREQNFIESRNAEYTVDALNRLDPDVILITGHFIPPLDEFLGTCRELGIGCRAIGERRVYTLDSEHTLGTLGWLITLMDIANHLHPEIFRYSLEVEKARLDKVIAGLSE
- a CDS encoding class I SAM-dependent methyltransferase, with product MKLPIQTTRKDRKTCWQNRWKQQRLARLAVPRTGSSDSFWNDKKRLSDHFIQNLNSWRREAEERITVMRIKDGSRVLDIGAGTGSLSVPLAAHGCDVVAVEPAEAMREALGLYEKQQNVRPVKVIPKRWEDIVTEDLGEPFDIVFASYSLMITDIGPALLKMQAACRGQVHLFWFLTQPYTALLNTALWPKVHGVEFPGEPTADCLWEVLYEMGIYANLAVEQSCEPAYFPTTGDAAKDFCRRLNCTNPEQERAVREYCETSLVRTDMGYRVAGEALGAHIWWEVESLGKQQGRKIKDVI
- a CDS encoding TOBE domain-containing protein, which gives rise to MKISARNQIAGTVKSIKKGPVSTEVVITIAGGGEIVSSITTHSAEHLKLKEGLKVHAIVKASEVMVGVD
- a CDS encoding class I SAM-dependent methyltransferase is translated as MNVKPVNPPASSFSPGASSGTTSLPTFREKWRALKLAHCAIPNYGSSRQFWGSRKKIQTVYAKDDKKVGNGHDEKTLVRLAAMGIPAGSRVLDIGAGPGTYAIPLAKRGCNVTVVEPSPVMREMLEARIKKERVKNITIIPKRWEEVELPELTAPYDAVIASFSLTMMDMGEALQKMHTCCNGTVHLYWFLTPPVWANVNADLWPLLHGGCFPGEPTADWLWQILYEMGIYAALEPEPQVSVSRYATVDAAAEEFRQRLNCTTPAHEETLRNYLQAVLRQDNGGYILGSGTRSAHIWWNTTEQNIEKNS